The Bradyrhizobium diazoefficiens genome contains the following window.
ACACCAGGATCTGCCACAGCCCCGGCAGGAGCCACAGCGTTTCGGCCGCGAACTTCCACATCACCACTGCAAGCAGGATTCCGGCAACGCCCGCGGGCAAAAACTGCTCGACCGCCTGGTGGATCATGGCATCTGCCAAGCCCGAATGATGCCGGCGCGAACGCGCGCGCATCTCGATCCAGATCATCAGGCCGGACAGCGTCGCCGCAACCAGCCAGCCGAAAAAGAACCCGAGCGGCTCGCCCGTGGGATCGCCGAGCAGCCAGAATTGCAGGATCGCGGTGACAAGGGCGACCGCACCGGTCGCAGCCATCGTCGCCGGGCCGTAACCGCGGAACGCCGTGCCGGCCGCAATCTGGCTGCGGATCGCCACGATGTCGGCCAGCGCCTTGTCGAGATCGCGCATCGGCAACGCCAAAACTCTGCTCCACCCCAGCCCACGGACCGGCTCTCCCGGTCACTTTGTATCGCAAAGTATACCGCGCGGCAAAGTAAAGGCAAGCCCGAAACTCGTCCGCAGCGGATGCGTCCCGGCCGGACAACTGTCGGTTGCACGAGACCTGCCTGCGCAGATAAGATGCGGCCGAAGCGGTCTGGGGGGAAGTCATGTGGTTGAAGTCGTTTGTCGCTGCGGCTCTGTTGCAGCTGAGCCTTGCCGGACTGGCGTATGCGGCGGGACCGTTCGGCTCCGTCAATGTCGGCAACTGGATCGGCGGCGCCTTCAGCAACGATCAGACTGGCGCCTTTTCGCATTGCGCCGCAACGACGCCGTATGCGAACGGTGTGATCCTTGTCGTGAGCCAAAATGCCGCCGGCACATGGTCGCTGGCTTTTGCGAGTCCCAGCTACCATTTCAACAAGGGCGAAAATGCAGCGATCGACGTGACCTTTGACGGGCAGGAGCAAGCCAGGCTGTTCGCCACGGCGTACCAGACCAACATGCTCACGGCCATCATGCCGCTCAATGTCGTGCGTACCTTTCAGAAAGCGGGCCTGATGGTGGCTACAGCCGGCCGCGCCGTTCTGAATTTCGATCTGACCTCGACCGGACCGGTGATCGCCGCATTGGCCAATTGCGTGACCAAGGTGAAAGCTGACGGGCTCGACAAGGCCGGAGACTTCACCAAAGGCGCTGCGAAGCCGGCAGCCGTGGCCGACAAGCAAGGTGCGCCGCCAGCCGGCAAAGCCGGTCGAGGGGCCAAGAGTGGCTTCGGCACCGGATTCGTGGTCAGCGCTAACGGTCACATCGTCACCAACAACCACGTGATCGACGGTTGCAGCGAGCTCAAGGGCAATCTCACCGGTGAGGCCGCGATGGTGTTGCGCGTCGTGTCGAGCGACGCGAACAACGATCTCGCCTTGTTGCAGGCGCCGTCGACTGCGACATTCAAGGAGTTCGCCCGAATCCGCGACCGCTCGTTCCGCTCCGGCGATTCCGTCGTCGCGATCGGCTTTCCCTACCATGGTTTGCTCACTTCGGACTTCACCGTGACGACCGGCATCGTGAGCTCGCTCAGCGGCATGCACAACGACACGCGTTTCCTGCAAATCAGTGCGCCAGTGCAGCCCGGCAATAGCGGCGGCCCGCTGTTCGACACCAGCGGTCAGATCGTGGGCGTGGTCACGGGAAAGCTCCCCGGATTGCGCATCGCTGCGGTAACCGGCAACATCCCCGAAAACATCAACTTCGCGATCAAGACTGGCGCGTTGCGCGACTTCCTCGACAATTCGGTCGTGCCGTACCAGACGGTCGAACCGAAGGGCGAGCTCAAGACCACCGACATCGCCGGCAACGCCCGCGCCTATACGATGCTGATCTCGTGCAACGGCACGGAGCAGGCTGACGCGAAGAAGTAGCGGCAAAGCCGGTCTCGTAGCCCGGATGGAGCGAAGCGCAATCCGGGGTGGTCCGACGCCTCGCAACGCCCCGGATTTCGCTTCGCTCCATCCGGGCTACGCATCAAGACTGCCCCTCACCCGTGGCAGCACGCGCCCTTCGCTTGCGGCTCGTACTCGTCGCGCAGGCGGACCCAGTCCATCGGGTAGGGTAGGCCATCCTCGTGACGTCCCAGCGGGGTGAGGTCGAGATATTGATAGGCCGCATTCATCATGTCGAGGCCGCGGGCGAAGCAGGAATAGGTGTGAAAGATCTCGCCCGCCTCGATGCGATAAAACACGCTGATGCCGGGCAGCTCGGGCCCATAGAACGGCGTGGTGCCGAAATTATATTTCGGTACGCCCTTTTCGACCTGCTCGCGCGTAAACGAGACCTCGTAGTCATAGTTGAAGTCGTTGCTGCCTGAAGACACCCAATCGAAGCTCCAACCCATCCGCCGCTTGAACGCCTCGAGCTTCGCGCTGGGCGCCAGCGAGATCGCCACCATCGTGGTGTCGCGCGCCGCCAGATGCGGCACCATTCGCTCGAAGCCATCGGCCCAGAGCGAACAGCTCTTGCAAGCGGCCTCCCAATCCGGCGCGAACATCACGTGCTGGACCACGAGTTGCGGGCGGCCCTTGAAGAGATCGCCGAGCGTCACCGCGCCGTTCGGCCCGTCAAACACATAGCTTTTGTCGACCTTCACCCAGGGCAATGCGCGGCGCTCCTCTGCGAGGCGCTCGCGGGCCTGGCTAACTTCCTTCTCATGCGCCAGATGGGCTTTGCGGGCGGCGACCCATTGCTCGCGCGAGACGATCTGATGTTGCTGCATGGTATCCTCCTCTGACAGGGATCAAGCGACGAAGGTGTCGAGCTTGTCGA
Protein-coding sequences here:
- a CDS encoding S1C family serine protease; its protein translation is MWLKSFVAAALLQLSLAGLAYAAGPFGSVNVGNWIGGAFSNDQTGAFSHCAATTPYANGVILVVSQNAAGTWSLAFASPSYHFNKGENAAIDVTFDGQEQARLFATAYQTNMLTAIMPLNVVRTFQKAGLMVATAGRAVLNFDLTSTGPVIAALANCVTKVKADGLDKAGDFTKGAAKPAAVADKQGAPPAGKAGRGAKSGFGTGFVVSANGHIVTNNHVIDGCSELKGNLTGEAAMVLRVVSSDANNDLALLQAPSTATFKEFARIRDRSFRSGDSVVAIGFPYHGLLTSDFTVTTGIVSSLSGMHNDTRFLQISAPVQPGNSGGPLFDTSGQIVGVVTGKLPGLRIAAVTGNIPENINFAIKTGALRDFLDNSVVPYQTVEPKGELKTTDIAGNARAYTMLISCNGTEQADAKK
- a CDS encoding thioredoxin family protein; the protein is MQQHQIVSREQWVAARKAHLAHEKEVSQARERLAEERRALPWVKVDKSYVFDGPNGAVTLGDLFKGRPQLVVQHVMFAPDWEAACKSCSLWADGFERMVPHLAARDTTMVAISLAPSAKLEAFKRRMGWSFDWVSSGSNDFNYDYEVSFTREQVEKGVPKYNFGTTPFYGPELPGISVFYRIEAGEIFHTYSCFARGLDMMNAAYQYLDLTPLGRHEDGLPYPMDWVRLRDEYEPQAKGACCHG